Proteins encoded in a region of the Benincasa hispida cultivar B227 chromosome 2, ASM972705v1, whole genome shotgun sequence genome:
- the LOC120071776 gene encoding nucleolar protein 56-like, whose amino-acid sequence MTSTYLLYESASGYALFHAHGLDEIGQNTEAVRSSVSDLNRFGKVVKLAAFHPFESALDALKQCNSVSEGLMTDELRSFLEINLPKVKEGKKAKFVLGLAEPKIGSNIFEETKIPCQSNEFVLELLRGVRLHFDKFIKDLKPGDLEKAQLGLGHSYSRAKVKFNVNRVDNMVIQAIFLLDTLDKDINSFSMRVREWYSWHFPELVKIVSDNYLYAKVAKFIEDKSKLAEDEIPALTDIIGDEDKAKEIVEAAKASMGQDLSAIDLINVQQFAQRVMDLSEYRKKLYDYLVAKMNDIAPNLASLIGEVVGARLISHAGSLTNLAKCPSSTLQILGAEKALFRALKTRGNTPKYGLIFHSSFIGRASARNKGRMARYLANKCSIASRIDCFAESSTTTFGEKLREQVEERLDFYDKGIAPRKNIDVMKAAIESADNKATDMDVEEVPSEASGKKSKKKKSKANMNGELEDRPSATENGDVAKDAKSEKKKRKEKRKLDREREEQQVASEIVNGVNGEKKEGKKKKKKKSKDENKEDAQVAAEDGKKKKKKKSKSEDAE is encoded by the exons ATGACTTCGACGTATCTTCTCTATGAATCTGCTTCTGGTTATGCTCTGTTTCATGCCCATGGCCTCGACGAAATCGGGCAGAACACGGAAGCCGTTCGGAGCTCTGTCTCCGACCTTAACCGCTTCGGCAAGGTCGTGAAGCTTGCTGCTTTCCACCCTTTCGAGTCGGCTCTCGATGCTCTCAAGCAGTGCAACTCTGTCTCCGAAG GGCTCATGACTGATGAGTTGCGGAGTTTTTTGGAAATTAATCTTCCAAAAGTTAAGGAAGGTAAAAAGGCCAAGTTTGTTTTGGGACTAGCTGAACCCAAAATTGGGTCAAACATCTTTGAAGAGACTAAAATCCCATGCCAAAGCAACGAGTTTGTTCTGGAGCTGCTTCGGGGAGTGCGTCTGCACTTTGATAAATTTATCAAGGACCTCAAG CCAGGGGATTTGGAGAAAGCACAACTTGGTTTGGGACACAGTTACAGTCGAGCTAAAGTAAAGTTCAATGTTAATCGTGTTGATAATATGGTGATTCAGGCGATCTTCCTTCTCGACACTCTTGACAAGGACATAAATTCCTTCTCAATGAGAGTCAG aGAGTGGTATTCATGGCATTTCCCTGAGTTGGTGAAGATTGTCAGTGACAATTATCTTTATGCTAAAGTTGCAAAGTTTATTGAGGACAAGTCAAAGTTGGCAGAGGATGAAATCCCTGCCTTGACTGACATAATTGGCGATGAAGATAAAGCAAAGGAGATTGTTGAAGCAGCCAAAGCCTCCATGG GCCAGGATTTGTCTGCTATTGACTTGATTAATGTCCAGCAATTTGCACAGAGGGTGATGGATCTTTCTGAATACAGGAAGAAGCTTTATGATTATCTAGTTGCTAAAATGAATGATATTGCTCCCAATTTGGCCTCTTTGATTGGTGAAGTTGTTGGGGCCCGTTTAATTTCTCACGCTGGCAGTCTCACAAATTTGGCCAAATGCCCTTCTTCCACCCTTCAGATTCTTGGCGCTGAGAAAGCACTCTTCAG GGCTTTGAAAACAAGAGGAAACACTCCTAAATATGGTCTCATCTTTCATTCTTCTTTCATTGGGCGAGCATCTGCACGGAACAAAGGCCGAATGGCTCGTTATCTTGCAAACAAATGCTCTATTGCATCACGTATTGATTGCTTTGCAG AGAGCAGTACCACAACCTTTGGAGAGAAACTTcgtgagcaagttgaagagcGCCTTGACTTTTATGACAAGGGAATAGCTCCTCGTAAAAACATAGATGTTATGAAAGCTGCAATTGAAAGTGCTGATAACAAAG CAACTGATATGGATGTAGAAGAAGTGCCAAGTGAAGCTTCAGGGAAGAAGAGcaagaaaaagaaatcaaaagctAATATGAACGGTGAACTTGAAGACAGGCCAAGTGCTACCGAGAACGGTGATGTTGCTAAGGATGCGAAatcagaaaagaagaaaaggaaggagAAACGAAAGTTGGATAGAGAAAGAGAGGAGCAGCAGGTGGCTTCAGAAATCGTAAATGGAGTAAACGGTGAGAAAAAAGAaggcaagaagaagaaaaaaaagaagagcaaGGATGAAAATAAGGAGGATGCTCAGGTCGCTGCAGAAGATggtaagaagaaaaagaagaaaaagtcgAAAAGCGAAGATGCCGAATAG
- the LOC120070779 gene encoding adenylate kinase 4-like: protein MASSSGSASLEDVPSIHLMTELLRRMKCASKPDKRLILIGPPGSGKGTQSPIIKDEYCLCHLATGDMLRAAVAAKTPLGVKAKETMDKGELVSDDLVVGIIDEAMKKPSCQKGFILDGFPRTVAQAQKLDEMLEKKGAKIDTVLNFSIDDAILEERITGRWIHPSSGRSYHTKFAPPKIAGVDDVTGEPLIQRKDDTAAVLKSRLEAFHKQTEPVIDYYSKKKIVADLQAEKPPTQVTEQIQKLLSS from the exons ATGGCCAGTAGTTCTGGATCAGCGAGCTTAGAAGATGTCCCTTCCATCCATCTCATGACCGAGCTCCTCCGTCGCATGAAATGCGCTTCAAAACCCGACAAGCGCCTCATTCTCATTG GTCCACCTGGATCGGGAAAAGGCACCCAATCACCAATCATCAAGGATGAATACTGCTTGTGTCACTTGGCTACTGGTGATATGTTAAGAGCTGCTGTTGCTGCTAAAACTCCTCTTGGTGTTAAGGCTAAGGAAACCATGGACAag gGTGAACTCGTGTCTGATGACTTGGTTGTTGGCATCATTGATGAAGCAATGAAGAAGCCTTCATGTCAGAAAGGTTTCATTCTTGATGGATTTCCTAGAACTGTGGCCCAAGCACAGAAG CTGGATGAGATGCTAGAAAAGAAGGGTGCTAAAATTGATACGGTGCTTAACTTTTCAATCGATGACGCGATATTGGAGGAGAGGATTACTGGACGATGGATACACCCATCCAGTGGAAGGTCTTATCACACAAAATTTGCTCCTCCGAAGATTGCTGGTGTTGATGAT GTAACGGGAGAACCTTTGATTCAACGTAAGGATGATACTGCAGCAGTTCTCAAGTCTCGGCTGGAGGCTTTCCACAAGCAAACAGAGCCG GTGATTGATTACTATTCCAAGAAGAAAATTGTGGCAGATCTTCAAGCAGAGAAGCCTCCCACACAGGTAACAGAACAGATTCAGAAACTGCTCTCATCCTAG
- the LOC120070984 gene encoding probable aspartyl aminopeptidase, which produces MAATNEAKYKSNSVVSDLLQFLNASPTAFHAVEEAKKRLISVGYEQVSERADWKLEAGKKYFFTRNHSTIVAFAIGKKYVAGNGFHIVGAHTDSPCLKLKPVSKVTKGGYLEVGVQTYGGGLWHTWFDRDLTVAGRVIIKEEKSGSASYLHRLVRVEDPIMRIPTLAIHLDRGTDGFKVNTQSHLLPVLATSIKGELNKVVTKNDAQGDGEKTDPKSSPNSSKHHTLLLQLLADQLNCEPNDICDFELQACDTQPSVVGGAQKEFIFSGRLDNLCMSFCSLKALIDSTSSQTSLEDEPGVRMVALFDHEEVGSDSAQGAGSPAMLNALSRITNSFSSDSSLVEKAIQRSFLVSADMAHALHPNYMDKHEENHQPKLHGGLVIKNNANQRYATNAVTSFIFRELAVNHNLPVQDFVVRNDMACGSTIGPILASGVGIRTVDVGAPQLSMHSIREMCATDDVNHSYEHFKAYYEEFSSLDGKLTVDM; this is translated from the exons ATGGCGGCAACGAATGAAGCAAAATATAAAAGTAATTCTGTTGTGAGCGATCTTCTCCAGTTCTTGAACGCTTCCCCAACTGCTTTCCACGCCGTTG AGGAGGCGAAGAAGCGTTTGATAAGCGTCGGATATGAACAAGTATCTGAAAGAGCGGACTGGAAATTAGAAGCCGGGAAGAAGTACTTCTTTACCAGAAACCATTCAACTATTGTTGCTTTCGCGATCGGTAAAAA ATATGTTGCTGGGAATGGATTTCATATTGTTGGTGCTCATACTGACAGCCCATGTTTGAAACTGAAGCCGGTGTCCAAG GTAACAAAAGGAGGATATCTGGAAGTTGGCGTTCAAACGTATGGGGGTGGGTTGTGGCACACATGGTTTGACCGTGACTTGACAGTTGCAGGAAGGGTGATtataaaggaagaaaaaagtGGTTCTGCTTCATATCTTCATCGACTTGTTCGAGTTGAGGATCCCATAATGAGAATCCCAACACTAGCAATTCACTTGGACAG GGGCACAGATGGATTTAAGGTGAACACACAGAGTCATCTTCTCCCAGTTTTGGCAACAAGTATTAAG GGAGAATTGAACAAAGTTGTTACCAAGAATGATGCACAAGGTGATGGAGAGAAAACAGATCCTAAATCAAGTCCGAACAGCTCAAAGCATCACACACTTCTATTACAG TTACTTGCCGATCAACTCAACTGTGAACCCAATGACATATGTGATTTTGAATTGCAAGCTTGTGACACACAACCTAGTGTGGTTGGTGGTGCCCAAAAGGAATTCATTTTCTCTGGAAGGCTCGATAATTTATGCATGTCATTTTGCTCTTTGAAG GCATTGATCGACAGTACATCTTCTCAAACTAGCCTTGAGGATGAGCCTGGTGTTAGAATGGTGGCCTTGTTTGACCATGAAGAAGTTGGATCTGATTCAGCCCAGGGAGCTGGTTCCCCAGCAATGCTTAATGCTTTATCACGAATTACAAACTCCTTCAGCTCTGACTCTTCG CTAGTTGAGAAAGCTATCCAGAGAAGTTTCCTGGTCTCGGCTGACATGGCACATGCATTACACCCTAATTATATG GATAAGCATGAAGAAAATCATCAGCCCAAGTTGCATGGAGGGTTGGTTATCAAGAACAATGCAAATCAGCGATATGCAACCAACGCAGTCACATCGTTCATATTCAGGGAATTGGCTGTGAATCATAACCTTCCTGTTCAG GACTTTGTGGTCCGCAATGACATGGCTTGTGGTTCAACCATCGGCCCCATTCTTGCCAGTGGCGTAGGTATAAGAACAGTAGATGTTGGAGCACCGCAGCTATCAATGCACAGTATTCGGGAAATGTGTGCTACAGATGATGTCAATCACTCGTACGAGCATTTTAAGGCCTATTATGAAGAGTTCTCTAGTCTCGACGGGAAGCTCACTGTCGATATGTAG
- the LOC120070985 gene encoding probable aspartyl aminopeptidase — protein MAKANGETNSVVSDFIDFLNASPTAFHAVEEAKKRLVRVGYEQLSETEDWKLEAGKKYFFTRNHSAILAFAIGKKYVAGNAFHIVGAHTDSPCLKLKPISKITKGGFLEVGVQIYGGGLWHTWFDRDLTFAGRVILREEKDGSVSYAHRLVRIKEPILRVPTLAIHLDRDSVAFAVNTETQLLPILATTIKGELNKVVTKNDAQNGEEKTDQKSTPTSSKHHLLVLQLLAEQLGCEPDDIFDFDLQVCDAQPSVIGGAKREFIFSGRLDNLCMTFCSLKALIDSTSSESSLEDEPGIRMVALFDNEEVGSNSAQGAGSPAMLDALSRITTSFSSYPSLVEKAIQKSHLVSADMAHALHPNYMEKYEDNHRPKFHGGLVIKTNANNKYATNAVSSAIFRELAIRHNLPVQEFVVRNDMACGTTIGPILASGLGIRTVDVGAPQLSMHSIREVCGTDDVDYSYQHFKAYFEEFSSLDTIPADI, from the exons ATGGCAAAGGCAAATGGTGAAACCAATTCTGTTGTCTCTGATTTTATCGACTTCTTGAACGCTTCCCCCACTGCTTTCCATGCCGTTG AGGAAGCAAAGAAGCGTCTGGTAAGAGTGGGATATGAACAACTCTCTGAAACAGAGGATTGGAAATTAGAAGCCGgcaagaagtacttcttcaCCAGAAATCATTCAGCTATTCTTGCTTTTGCGATCGGTAAAAA ATACGTTGCTGGAAATGCATTCCATATTGTTGGTGCACACACTGATAGCCCTTGTTTAAAATTGAAGCCTATAAGCAAG ATTACAAAGGGTGGATTTCTGGAAGTTGGGGTTCAAATATATGGGGGTGGGCTGTGGCACACATGGTTTGATCGAGACTTAACATTTGCAGGAAGGGTGATTTTAAGGGAGGAAAAAGATGGTTCTGTTTCATATGCCCATCGTCTTGTTCGAATTAAAGAGCCCATATTGAGAGTCCCCACACTAGCAATTCACTTGGACAG GGATTCAGTCGCATTTGCGGTGAACACAGAGACCCAACTTCTCCCTATTTTGGCAACAACTATTAAG GGGGAATTGAATAAAGTTGTTACCAAAAACGATGCACAAAATGGCGAAGAGAAAACAGATCAGAAGTCAACGCCTACTAGCTCAAAGCATCACTTGCTTGTATTACAG CTACTTGCTGAGCAACTTGGCTGCGAACCAGATGACATATTTGATTTTGACTTGCAAGTTTGTGATGCCCAACCAAGTGTGATTGGCGGCGCTAAGAGAGAATTCATATTCTCTGGAAGGCTGGACAATTTATGCATGACATTTTGCTCTTTGAAG GCACTGATTGACAGTACATCTTCTGAAAGTAGCCTTGAGGACGAGCCTGGTATCAGAATGGTGGCCTTGTTCGACAATGAGGAGGTTGGATCTAATTCAGCCCAGGGGGCTGGATCTCCAGCAATGCTTGATGCTTTATCACGAATTACGACTTCCTTTAGCTCATACCCTTCG CTGGTTGAAAAAGCTATCCAGAAAAGTCACCTGGTCTCTGCTGATATGGCGCATGCATTACACCCTAATTATATG GAAAAGTACGAAGATAATCATCGGCCTAAGTTCCATGGAGGACTGGTCATCAAGACCAATGCAAATAATAAATACGCAACTAATGCAGTCAGTTCTGCCATATTCCGGGAGTTAGCTATAAGACATAACCTCCCTGTCCAG GAATTTGTGGTGCGCAATGACATGGCTTGTGGCACAACCATTGGGCCAATCCTTGCAAGCGGGTTAGGTATACGAACCGTAGATGTGGGAGCGCCACAGCTATCAATGCACAGCATTCGAGAAGTATGTGGCACTGATGATGTTGATTACTCCTACCAACATTTCAAGGCTTATTTCGAAGAGTTCTCAAGTCTTGATACCATCCCCGCTGATATCTAG